In Acetomicrobium sp. S15 = DSM 107314, the sequence AGCTGCCGCCTCCGGTCTTGGAGAGATTGGTGTTGGGGTTGCGGGGTTTTGAGAGGCGAGAGGTGATGATCGGTCCCTCTGTAGGCGAGGACGCGGCCGTCATAGGCTGGCCGGCTGGGAGGTTTTTGCTGGCGGCATCCGATCCGATCGTAGGGGCTAAGGCCGGGGCCGGCAGGCTTTTAGTGCACGTGAACGCCAACGACATCGCTGCCAAAGGGGGAGAGCCGGCATATTTTCTGGCCACGTTGATATTCCCATCCTATGGCGACGAGGGCGATATCGCGCTTCTCATGAAAGAGATGGATGAAGCGTGCCGCGAGATCGGCGTGGCCATAGTCGGTGGACATACAGAGTTCGGCATGGGGTACGAAAAACCGGTGATCGTGGGTACCATGTTGGGCCAAGGCAGAAGAGTCCTCAGGGCGGAGTCGATAAGGCCTCGCGACGTCATCATCGTCACCAAGCACGTTGGCCTCGAGGGTATGACGATATTGGCGAGCGACAGGCCCGATCTTTTAAAGGAGATCTTGAGCGACGAAGAGATGGCAGAGGCGTTGCGCTGGAAGGAAGGGCTTTCAGTCCTTCCTGAATCACGTCTCTTGAGGGACGTGGCGCGCTTCATGCACGATCCTACAGAGGGGGGCTTTCAGGGCGCCCTTCAGGAGGTGCTGCGCACCGCTCGCCTCGCCGCCGAAATAGACAGCGATGCTGTGCCGGTTCATCCTATAACGGCTAAGGTCGCATCCCTCCTCGGCTTCGATCCGTTGCGCCTTATATCTTCCGGGGCGCTCCTTGCGGTCTTGCCGCCGGAGTGCGCTGACGAGGCGATAGCGAGCCTGCGGGCGCAGGGGATAGAGGTGTCCGCCGTCGGCTGCGTTACAGATGAGGCATATGTGGAGGAAGAGCCGGCACAGGAGGAGCTGTGGCGGCTGCTCGAGCTTCCTGGCGGTGAAAGAGCGTGACATACCGGCATGCGGCCGAGCGCCTCGAAGGTTTGCGGGCGCAGCTTCGCGATCAAGTCCTGGATGGCTTTGTGCTATTCGTGACGGAGGGGTCCAATTGGGAGGGGGCCTACTACGTATCGGGGTTTCGTGGTTCAAGTGCTACCCTCCTCATCACCCACGACGAGGAGATTTTGATCACCGATGGGCGATACACGGTTCAAGCCGAGGAGCAGTCGCGTTTTAAGGTGGTGGATCAGGGTCAAAGGCAAACCCTGGAAGTATTGAAGGATCTCATTGATGCAAGGCGATTGCGCCGCATAGGCTTCGAGGGGGAGCGCATAAGCTACGCTCTGTTCAAGAAGCTCGAGGATATGGATGTAAAGTGGATCGATTCCTCGTTCATTATCCCGTCGCTTCGACGGTGCAAGGACCCACTTGAGGTATCTTATATCAGAAAGGCCGCCGCTTTTGCCGCATCTGCGCTGGAGGAAGCCCTCGACTCCTTCGTGCCGGGCGATGCGGAAGTGAAGCTTTCTGCGCTTTTGGAGTTTCGCCTCCGCATGAGTGGGGCCGAAGGGGGATGGAAAAGTCACGAATTCATCGTCGCTTCGGGAGAGCGGAGCGCCCTCCCCCACGGCGCTCCCACCGACAGGCGCCTGATGCCGGGCGAATGGCTCACATTGGACTACGGCGCCAGATATGAGGGTTACGTGTGCGACATAACGCGCAACGTGGCGGCCAAAAGGCGCTATGCCTGGGCCTATGACGTTCATAATTTGCTCTCCGAGGCGCAAAAGGCGGCACTCGAAGTGATGAAGCCGAATGTAGCCGCCAGGGATGTCGACGCTGCTGCGCGAGCCGTTATACAGAGGGCCGGTTTTGGTGCGTATTTTACCCACGGCCTCGGTCACGGCATAGGGCTCGAGTTGCACGAAGCTCCTCGGCTTTCGCCTAGTTCCGACGACGTCCTCAAAGAA encodes:
- a CDS encoding AIR synthase family protein, giving the protein MNAKRGRVGKLPPPVLERLVLGLRGFERREVMIGPSVGEDAAVIGWPAGRFLLAASDPIVGAKAGAGRLLVHVNANDIAAKGGEPAYFLATLIFPSYGDEGDIALLMKEMDEACREIGVAIVGGHTEFGMGYEKPVIVGTMLGQGRRVLRAESIRPRDVIIVTKHVGLEGMTILASDRPDLLKEILSDEEMAEALRWKEGLSVLPESRLLRDVARFMHDPTEGGFQGALQEVLRTARLAAEIDSDAVPVHPITAKVASLLGFDPLRLISSGALLAVLPPECADEAIASLRAQGIEVSAVGCVTDEAYVEEEPAQEELWRLLELPGGERA
- a CDS encoding M24 family metallopeptidase, encoding MTYRHAAERLEGLRAQLRDQVLDGFVLFVTEGSNWEGAYYVSGFRGSSATLLITHDEEILITDGRYTVQAEEQSRFKVVDQGQRQTLEVLKDLIDARRLRRIGFEGERISYALFKKLEDMDVKWIDSSFIIPSLRRCKDPLEVSYIRKAAAFAASALEEALDSFVPGDAEVKLSALLEFRLRMSGAEGGWKSHEFIVASGERSALPHGAPTDRRLMPGEWLTLDYGARYEGYVCDITRNVAAKRRYAWAYDVHNLLSEAQKAALEVMKPNVAARDVDAAARAVIQRAGFGAYFTHGLGHGIGLELHEAPRLSPSSDDVLKEGDVVTVEPGVYVKGRGGLRLEDDYLITADGSICLTEGVPKEFFLIG